CCTTTACTCCCCGgatctgggcgctgccgccttcCCGGAGGCCTTCTGGGAAGCCTCGCCCTCGGCGGGCGCCCCGTCGCAATGCCTGTATGAACCTCAGCTCTCCCCGCCCGACGTCAAGCCGGGCCTCCGGGCTCCGCCGGTCTCCCCAGTGCTGGACGCTGCGTCGGCCTTCAAAGGTCCGTATGCCCCCTGGGAGCTGCTGTCAGCCGGGGGCCCCGGGAGCTGCGGGTCTCAGGGTGGCTACCAGACAGCCCCAGAGGCCCGCTTCCCCTCGATGGGGACCAAGATTGAGGACCTGCTGTCCATCAGCTGCTCGGCAGAGCTGCCCACTGGCCCGGCCAACAGACTTTTCTCCACGGGGGCCTACGACGCCTTCCCGCTGGCCCCGGGCGACTTAGGGGAGGGGGCGGAGGGCCTCCCGGGGCTCCTGACCCCTCCTAATGGGGAGGGGGGTTGTAACGGCGACGGCGGAGAGTTTCTGGCAGGCGCGCAGCCACCGCTCTCCCCGCTGGGCCTCCGCAGCGCCGCGGCGGACTTTCCGAAGCCTCTGTTGGCGGACCTCGCCGGGAGCAGTGGCGGCGTGCCCGAGCCTTGCGGGCCGCCGGTCCCGGCCCCGTTCCCCCCGGCCAAAGCGCGCCGCAAGGGGCGCCGCGGCGGCGGCAAGTGCAGCGCGCGCTGCTTCTGCCCGCGGCCACACGCCAAGGCCTTTGCCTGCCCGGTGGAGAGTTGTGTGCGCAGCTTTGCGCGCTCCGACGAGCTCAACCGCCACCTGCGCATCCACACGGGCCACAAGCCCTTCCAGTGCCGCATCTGCCTCCGCAACTTTAGCCGCAGCGACCATCTTACCAcacacgtgcgcacacacacggGCGAGAAGCCCTTCGCCTGCGACGTATGCGGCCGCCGCTTTGCGCGCAGCGATGAAAAGAAGCGGCACAGCAAGGTGCACCTCAAGCAGAAGGCCCGCGCCGAAGAGCGGCTCAAGGGCCTTGGCTTTTACTCGTTGGGTCTTTCTTTCGCCGCCCTGTAATGggggagagggatctgttggTTGGGGCGCCGCCGCCAGGCGCTCAAGAGAAGACTTGGACACGCTCTCCTCGCtgctcctctccccacctcttccTGATACGCCCCCGGGCCGGCCTCTGGTCCGGCTACCAGTTCCCTGGAAGCGCCCTCCGCACACACGTGCAGTTCAGCACTAGCTCCGAGGACAGCTCCCATGGCCCGGGCGCTTCCTTCTGCATCTGTAGCTCTGTGTGGAAAAGCCTCTCTGGCTAGTCACAGAGTGGTTACTTCCTTGGGACTGAAGACATTCTTTTATAACTGGCGCATGCCCCACGCCTTCCCCTCGACCCCCTCCCCGCCAGACAGGCTGGGGCAGCGCCGAGCCGGTCTCGCGCGGGACTTTGTACAACAATGTCCTCTCATGCAGCCATTGGATGTAACGTTTTTTGCTTTGgggttatttcctttttgttgttgttaattttttgTAAAGCAGACGCTACTCTCAAGCAGTTAACAGAACTGTTTATTTTTGCAATTAAAGTTATTGTGCTAAAAGCTTACCGAATCTGCCATCCAAGATCCTGAAACTGCCCCTTCAGCAACTCCCCCAGCAGTTCAAGGGCCATTGAAAAGAAAGGAGATCCCACATCCATAAAATTGCTGCACACCTGTCGGTCTTTGTGGAACATAGGTATTTAATAAATATGCCTTTaattgatgggtgagtttagtcACAGATGATCTAAGGGCTTGAGGCGTTTCTGAATCTTGAGAGTAGTTAAGAGCCTTCAATGTTGAACATTGTGTACACATTAACAATCTCGGTCCTTACAGTCTTAAGTGCTGCCTTTATATGTTCCATTTCAGAGATGAGGAAGCACTGTAGGATACTTGCTGGGTAACTGGAGACAGGCAAGGTTAAACTCAGATTTGTTTGATACCAAACTGCAACCCCTAAACCCCCAACCTCAGAATGGAGGCATCTCAGTTTAATTGTACTGCTTGGAAAGATTTCCtactagaaattgagaagcagcTTTGGCAACTAGAGGGAGCCCCAGTCAATGATGACAGCAGCAGAAGACTGCAGTATTTCGGTGTTGTTTCTGAACATTTAGACTGTTGGATACCACAGAGTCTCCACCAGAGCCTATGATTCTACCAGAAAGACATATAGTGTCAGTGGCAAAGAAGTCAAGCCCAGTTAGGAGAGGATATTTGCCAATGGCTCACAGTCACCTTAGTCTACTCACAAAACCTCTCCAGAAGTCAT
Above is a window of Erinaceus europaeus chromosome 3, mEriEur2.1, whole genome shotgun sequence DNA encoding:
- the EGR4 gene encoding early growth response protein 4, producing MLHLGEFSGPDALLVKSAEGCCAEPSTELPGLPARDAPVAAGYPGGDFLSWALSSCGAGGDLIDSCFLERPAPTPPPGLSYSGSFFIQAVPEHPHDPEALFNLMSGILGLAPFPGPEASASRAPLDASFPSGPDTLLPDLYSPDLGAAAFPEAFWEASPSAGAPSQCLYEPQLSPPDVKPGLRAPPVSPVLDAASAFKGPYAPWELLSAGGPGSCGSQGGYQTAPEARFPSMGTKIEDLLSISCSAELPTGPANRLFSTGAYDAFPLAPGDLGEGAEGLPGLLTPPNGEGGCNGDGGEFLAGAQPPLSPLGLRSAAADFPKPLLADLAGSSGGVPEPCGPPVPAPFPPAKARRKGRRGGGKCSARCFCPRPHAKAFACPVESCVRSFARSDELNRHLRIHTGHKPFQCRICLRNFSRSDHLTTHVRTHTGEKPFACDVCGRRFARSDEKKRHSKVHLKQKARAEERLKGLGFYSLGLSFAAL